The Candidatus Mycolicibacterium alkanivorans genome contains a region encoding:
- a CDS encoding helicase HerA domain-containing protein, with product MRDHADLVLDKDNGAGVAELLTGAYLSGVRRWCPPRWWVEIGTFDDGTPVKIPGSQARMLVTGPAGSGKSYLVGLLAERWIESGYCVLVLDPEGDHVEFGELARVQVVDARHHLPEPHELVDTLHPHISIVVDLSGLTSPHKVDYLHRLRSAASVHREARGFPHWTIYDGAHLLGHHPEAHWTHRGGCVLSSFAPASLPANEVDDTDVLLTLDDANTAEDVVSRTRRRACVRFGAGPPRSFTIAERGATHVRHRHKYADVSLPRERRFYFRPADGQVIAAAGTMGDFRTAIRHLDPRALQYHLERADFSRWLDDTIADKESASQVAVWEDELLAHRATHD from the coding sequence GTGCGTGACCATGCCGACCTCGTCCTCGACAAAGACAACGGAGCCGGGGTCGCCGAGCTGCTCACCGGCGCGTACCTCAGCGGAGTCCGACGCTGGTGTCCGCCACGCTGGTGGGTCGAGATCGGCACCTTCGACGACGGAACACCGGTGAAGATACCGGGCAGCCAGGCGCGGATGTTGGTCACCGGACCCGCCGGGTCAGGCAAGAGTTACCTGGTCGGCCTGCTGGCGGAGCGATGGATCGAGAGTGGCTACTGTGTGCTTGTCCTTGACCCCGAGGGCGACCACGTGGAATTTGGGGAGCTCGCCCGGGTGCAGGTTGTTGATGCCCGCCACCACCTGCCCGAGCCGCACGAGTTGGTCGACACGCTGCATCCGCACATCAGCATCGTGGTGGATCTGTCCGGGCTCACCAGCCCACACAAGGTCGACTACCTGCATCGATTGCGGTCGGCGGCCAGCGTGCACCGCGAAGCGCGCGGATTCCCACACTGGACGATCTACGACGGGGCCCACCTGCTCGGCCATCACCCGGAAGCCCACTGGACACATCGTGGCGGCTGCGTGTTGTCATCATTCGCGCCGGCGTCACTGCCCGCCAACGAGGTCGACGACACCGACGTCCTGCTCACACTCGACGACGCCAACACCGCAGAAGATGTCGTCTCCCGAACGAGGCGGCGGGCCTGTGTGCGTTTTGGCGCCGGGCCGCCGCGTTCGTTCACCATCGCAGAGCGCGGGGCTACCCACGTGCGGCATCGCCACAAATATGCCGACGTCTCCTTGCCCAGGGAACGGCGGTTCTACTTCCGGCCAGCCGACGGCCAAGTCATCGCCGCAGCAGGCACCATGGGCGATTTCCGCACCGCGATAAGACATCTCGATCCACGAGCGCTGCAGTACCACCTCGAACGCGCGGACTTTTCCCGCTGGTTAGATGACACCATCGCCGACAAGGAATCGGCGTCGCAAGTGGCGGTGTGGGAGGACGAATTGCTGGCGCATCGAGCCACCCACGACTGA
- a CDS encoding site-2 protease family protein: protein MGSIPIGRIAGFPVSVNWSVLVILWLFTWSLASTLPGTVPGYSTWAYWLAGVCGALILLGSLLAHELTHAILARRAGVEVFDVTLWLFGGVTRLGGEAKTPQGAFRIAVSGPLMSLALAVVFAGAAYGLGALGVAHIVLGVAWWLAGINLLLGLFNLLPGAPLDGGRVLKAYLWRRYGDPVRAAVGAARAGRVLAFILIALGLVEFLAGVLVGGVWLAFLGWFIFAASREEEAQVTTQQAIAGVRVADVMTAQPHTAPADITIEDFIQRYLLGDRHSAYPVADRDGSIIGLITLAQLRGVAPSQRAATLVREVAIPLPQVPTAAPHEPLTALLQRLGPGCGNRALVVSGGQLAGIVTASDLSRLIDVYRLASPHPRVGH, encoded by the coding sequence ATGGGCAGCATCCCGATAGGACGGATCGCCGGATTTCCGGTCAGCGTCAACTGGAGCGTGCTGGTGATCCTCTGGTTGTTCACCTGGAGTCTGGCCTCCACGTTGCCCGGCACAGTGCCGGGCTACTCGACGTGGGCGTACTGGCTGGCGGGGGTGTGCGGTGCGCTGATATTGCTGGGGTCGCTGCTGGCCCACGAACTGACGCACGCGATCCTCGCGCGCCGCGCCGGCGTGGAGGTGTTCGACGTGACGCTGTGGCTGTTCGGGGGCGTCACCCGGCTCGGCGGCGAAGCCAAGACACCTCAGGGGGCGTTTCGGATCGCGGTGTCGGGTCCGCTGATGAGCCTGGCGCTCGCGGTGGTCTTCGCCGGTGCGGCTTATGGACTCGGCGCGCTGGGGGTCGCACACATCGTCCTCGGCGTCGCGTGGTGGCTGGCCGGGATCAACCTGCTGCTTGGCCTGTTCAACCTGCTACCCGGCGCTCCGTTGGACGGCGGGCGGGTCCTGAAGGCTTACTTGTGGCGCCGCTACGGCGATCCCGTGCGCGCCGCCGTCGGCGCGGCGCGCGCCGGGCGCGTCCTCGCGTTCATTCTGATCGCGCTCGGGCTGGTGGAGTTTCTGGCGGGGGTCCTGGTCGGTGGCGTGTGGTTGGCGTTTCTCGGGTGGTTCATCTTCGCCGCTTCCCGTGAAGAGGAGGCGCAGGTGACCACCCAGCAAGCCATCGCCGGTGTCCGGGTCGCCGACGTCATGACCGCCCAGCCCCACACTGCCCCCGCCGACATCACCATCGAGGATTTCATCCAGCGCTACCTGCTGGGCGACCGCCACTCGGCGTACCCGGTCGCCGACCGCGACGGATCGATCATCGGGCTGATTACCCTGGCGCAACTGCGCGGCGTCGCACCGAGCCAGCGCGCTGCCACCTTGGTGCGTGAGGTCGCGATCCCCCTACCCCAGGTGCCCACGGCGGCACCGCACGAACCGCTCACTGCGCTGCTGCAGCGTCTGGGGCCGGGTTGCGGTAACCGCGCCCTCGTCGTCAGCGGCGGCCAGCTGGCCGGCATTGTCACCGCAAGCGATCTGAGCCGACTGATCGACGTGTACCGGCTCGCGTCTCCACACCCGCGGGTCGGGCACTGA
- a CDS encoding nicotinate phosphoribosyltransferase, protein MTLRQHLSALFTDLYEVTMAQAYWAQRMSGTAVFETFFRKLPRGRSYVMAAGLADVLDFLEGLRFDEADLHYLRGLGLFSDEFVQWLAGVRFTGDVWAVPEGTVVFPNEPIVQVIAPIVEAQLVETLVLNQIHCQSVLASKAARVVDAARGRVVVDFGARRAHGIDAALTVARTSYLAGATGTSNVLAAREYGIPAFGTMAHSFIQAFGTEIDAFEAFARLYPGTTLLVDTYDTLRGVDRVIELAKRLGQRFDVRAIRLDSGDLGALSKAARARLDTAGLHRVGIFASSGLDEYRVAALLDDGAPIDGFGVGTRLCVAEDAPALDMAYKLVEYAGVGRTKFSSDKVIYPGRKQVFRRIEDGTFAGDTIGEPGEGLADEQLLVPVMKDGRRITGYDAGLEAARAHARQQVDALPPQLHSLEDARWSYPIAVSAGVATELETLRHQQRLVAEEKR, encoded by the coding sequence ATGACATTGCGCCAGCACCTCTCCGCGCTGTTCACCGACCTCTACGAAGTCACGATGGCGCAGGCCTATTGGGCCCAACGGATGTCGGGCACCGCGGTCTTCGAAACCTTCTTTCGCAAACTTCCACGTGGCCGGTCGTATGTGATGGCGGCCGGCTTGGCCGATGTGCTCGACTTCCTCGAGGGGCTCCGATTCGACGAGGCGGACCTGCACTACCTGCGCGGGTTGGGTCTGTTCTCCGATGAATTCGTCCAATGGCTCGCCGGGGTGCGTTTCACCGGAGATGTCTGGGCCGTTCCGGAGGGCACCGTCGTCTTTCCGAACGAGCCGATCGTGCAGGTCATCGCGCCGATCGTCGAAGCCCAGCTCGTCGAGACGTTGGTCCTGAACCAGATTCACTGTCAGAGCGTGCTCGCGAGTAAGGCGGCACGCGTGGTCGACGCCGCGCGCGGTCGGGTGGTGGTGGACTTCGGGGCGCGGCGAGCGCACGGCATTGACGCGGCGCTGACAGTCGCGCGGACAAGCTATCTCGCGGGCGCCACCGGCACGTCAAACGTGCTCGCGGCGCGCGAGTACGGGATTCCGGCGTTCGGCACGATGGCGCACAGCTTCATCCAAGCCTTCGGCACCGAAATCGATGCCTTCGAGGCGTTCGCTCGGCTCTATCCGGGCACGACTTTGCTCGTCGATACCTACGACACGCTGCGCGGGGTCGATCGCGTCATCGAGTTGGCCAAGCGCCTGGGGCAGCGCTTCGATGTGCGCGCGATCCGCCTCGATTCCGGCGATCTCGGTGCGCTATCGAAGGCGGCGCGGGCACGGCTGGATACCGCGGGTTTGCACCGGGTCGGGATCTTCGCTTCGTCGGGTCTTGACGAGTACCGGGTTGCGGCGCTTCTGGACGACGGCGCTCCCATCGACGGGTTCGGTGTGGGCACGCGGCTGTGCGTCGCAGAGGATGCGCCCGCACTGGACATGGCGTACAAGCTGGTCGAGTACGCCGGAGTCGGGCGCACGAAATTCTCCAGCGACAAGGTGATTTACCCGGGCCGCAAACAAGTGTTCCGCAGGATCGAGGACGGAACTTTCGCGGGCGATACGATCGGCGAGCCCGGCGAAGGCCTGGCCGATGAGCAGTTGTTGGTGCCCGTCATGAAGGACGGTCGACGCATCACCGGGTATGACGCCGGCCTCGAGGCGGCGCGCGCCCACGCACGGCAGCAAGTCGACGCGCTTCCCCCACAGCTACATTCGCTTGAGGATGCTCGTTGGTCCTACCCCATAGCCGTCAGCGCCGGGGTTGCGACTGAGCTCGAAACGTTACGCCACCAACAGCGATTGGTCGCCGAGGAGAAGAGGTGA